The nucleotide sequence GCTTTTTCCCAATTTGATTTTCTGCCACTTTGTGCTGCAATTTCAGCATTAATTGTTTGAATGCCGATTTCCAAACGGATTCTATTTTCCGGCGCTTTTTCCAAAAGGGCGATATCCTCTTCTTCAATCAAATCGGGATAGATTTCAAAATGAACATCGCAAGGGCAATTTTGCTCGCTGAAAAATTGCCAGATATAATGTGCTAACTTTTTGTTAATATTGAAACTGCGGTCAACGAATTTGATGGTTCTTGGCTCTAAAGCAATTAGGGCTTCCAGTTCTTTCTTTAGGCATTGCATATCTTTTTGATTTTCAGGATGATAGCGAAGTTCAAAGCGTTTATCTTTGGCTGAAAGACAATAGACGCAAGCATAAGGACAGCCCCTAAATGTCTCGTAGTAAAGCAATTTGCCTTTTAGCAATTCAGCGTCACTTTGTCTATAGGGAAAAGGAATGTCTTTCAGGGGAATATGCTTTGCCTGGGCTAATTCTGCCTCTTTTAAGCAAAAATTGTTTTCTGCCAGGTAGCGAAATTTACCTTCGCCAGCTCCCTGGATAAAGTAAAATCTATCCCTTTGCAGAAAAGTGAGATTTCCCGCTTCCGGGCCACCTATTACGATGACTGCTTCCGGCAAAAGTTTTACCAGCTCAGGAATTAATTCCTGCAGATAAAGACGATTCCAGATATAGGCAGAAAAGCATATTACATCAGCATTTTGAACATAAATTCCAGAAAGCACATCCAGCAATTGATCTTTTAAAGTCCATTCCTGCATACATACCCTATATGGTAGATCGGCAATCACTTCCCGTAAATAGTATAAAGCCAGATTGGATTGACTCCAGCTGCTGTTTATGGCTGTCATTAATATTTTTTTCATTTATCGTTTCCTTTTTTGCAGAATTTATGCCTAAGCTGGGTTGTCAATCTAAAAGTTGAATCTGCAAATGAACATTTGTGCTTGACAGATTTTATTCTTAAGTAGATTAAGTAAACATAAGAATTATTTGAGGTATCAATGGATAAATCGGTCACTGTTATAGTCCCTACCTATAATGAAGAAGGCAGTATTCCATTATTTTTTCCTAAGTTAGCGGATTTTTGCCAAAAGCGCAGTTGGAAATTAATAATTGTGAATGACTGTTCTACAGATTTCACAGCCAAACTCTTGGAGGATTATAGCGAAAGGGAAAATATTCAAATTATTCGTCACAAAGTAAACAAGGGCTATGGTGCAGCCATTAAAACAGGCATAAAAGAAGCAAAAACAGACCTTTGTCTGACTATTGATGCCGATGGACAGCATACTTTGGAAGATATGGATAAATTATACCGGAGAATAATTTTGGAAGATGCGGATATGGTTATGGGTTCGCGTAAAGGGCAAAAATCCGTAACTGCCTTCAAGGGCTTCGGTAAATGGATAATTCGGACTTTTGCCAAACTGATGATGCCAGTGAAAATTTATGATCTGAATACTGGAATGCGTATTTTCCAAACTGAATTAGCTCAACAAGTTATTCATCAATGTCCGGATGGTATGTCCTTTAGCGATACATTTACTTTAATTTTTATCAATTACAAGCATTTTGTATTGGAAGAACCAATAACTATTTTACCGCGCACAACGGGAAAGAGTAAGACACATCTAAAAACTGCGTTTGAAACCCTGATGGAAATCATCAATATCATCGTGATGTTCAGTCCGTTACGGATTTTTCTGCCTTTAGCGGCATTATTTTTTGTCGCTGGATTTTTATGGGGTATTCGGATGATATTATTGGATAAAGGAATCACCAGTGGTTCTGCTTTTATGATGTTGATGGGGGTCTTACTTTTTTTACTTGGTCTGATAACGGAACAAATCTCGTTAATAAGGAAGAATAAATTATGAAAGCCATTTTACTAAGTATCTTCTGTTCCGCAATGTTGGCTATGGGACAAATCTGCTGGAAATTGTCTTTAAAAGGGGATGTTCATATTGCCAGCTTGAAAACTGCAGTTCTTTATGTATTTAGTCCCTTATTTCTGGCGGGTGCGTTTCTTTATATTATTGCCACCGTTTTTTGGTTGTATCTATTAAGTAAATTTGAATTATCCTATATCTATCCTATGATTTCCTTTGCTTATGTGTTTGGAGCAATTTTGGCAGCCGTTATTCTGAAGGAACATATTTACTGGACCCGCATCGGAGGAACTGCCTTAATCGTTTTGGGAATAGTGGCTATCGGTTTAGGTAAATGAAAGAATTTATTTTACGCTTGAAAAGGGTTAATAATAATTCTATATTAATTCTTATGGTAGTTCTCTGCATCATCGTGACCTTGTTTTTTGGGTATAGATATTTGCACAATGCGGATATTCATTCTTCTGCCGTTTGGGTTGATGACTGGGATTATATAAGTTATTCCAAAGCTATTTTCAACGGTATTTTTCTGCAAGAGGATTTAGGCAAGCAGGAAAGCGAACAGTATCATATTGATGAAGTTCCACCTTTATTTCCAATGCTTCTGGCTGTTTATTATAACATTGTCGGTTATAATCATTTACAAAGCATCGTTTTTCTGAATGCTTTGCTAAATGCTTTAATTGTAATCGTTATGTATTATGTCGGCAAACGGCTTTTACCAGGAAAATATGCTTTTCTTCCTCCTTTTTTATGGATTATCTATTATAACCGTCTGGATTTTAGTGGCAGGGTTTTAAAAGAGCCGATTATAACCCTTTTTTTGCTTTTAACAGTTGTGCTTATTCAACGGTTGTTGGAAAAACGCAAGCTTAGGGATGTTTTTTGGCTGGCTGTCCTTTGTTCCGCTTTTTCGCATTTGGATGAAAGGTATTTATTTATCAGTGTTCTTTGCTTGGTAATGATAATTGTTATTTTTCGCGCAAAGGCATACCGTTCTCAATTTGCCAAGGCAATTTTGTTGTTTATTGTTGTCTGCTCCTTGTTATATACGCCTTGGATGATTCGTAACTATAAACGCTACAATAGAATAGTAATTCTTTCTCCGCGGACGGCAATGATTACGGATAAAATATTTGGTTATGATGAACCCGCTAAAGCGATTTTAGACCTTTCTGCCAATCTGAACAAAGCAGAAGTGGATTCAGTCATTAAGGGCTACGATGTTGCCAATGCGGATACCGTAACTGAAAAAAGTATCCGCAGAGCATATAAAAATGGCATTATACCCTATAAATATAATTGGGGCAAACGCTTATGGTATAATACGATTAGTTTCTGGCAACCCTTTTCTTATCGGGATTTTATGATTGGCTCCGGTTTTAAATATCAGGAAAAATGGGGGTTGCGATATAACTTTATAGTCCTGCTGCAATTTACAATTTTTCTCCCTTTTGCTGTTTATGCCATAATTTTGGGCTGGAAAAAAAGAGCGATGGATATTTTATTTATGTTTGCTGTTATGTTTATCAACACTGTTCAACATTCCATTTTGGGAGCAGGATTAGCGCGCTACCGAACTGTTATGGATGTATATATTTATATTTTAGCAATTTATGCTGTGTGGGAAATTGTTTCTTTTAGAGTTATGGGGAATGATAAGAGAAAACCTGAAAAATCCTATAGAGCTTAATTCTACACGCTAAGGAGTTGGAACATAATAGCTATTTAGGAAAGAAAACTTGGCTGGGATTGACAAGATGTAACCAATACAAGCTGCTGTTTATGGCTGTCATTAATATTTTCTTCATTTATCTTTACCTTTTCCTTATCTTATATTCTATGTCCATTGGTAGTTGTCAATGAAAATGATGCCCAAAAGCGGTCTATGCTGAAGAGGATTAATTTTAATGGTATGCTATCTGGTTGAAACATAAAATGATACTGCAATTTTCTTGCTAACAACCCGTCCTCCTCTCCTGCTCCACTCCTCCTCCACTCATCGTTTAGGATGAGTGAAGATGGGGTGGATGACAGGTTGTAAATGGATAACTTGCAAGCGAAAACTGATGAAATATTTTTGTTGACAGATATAACGCATTTTTTTACCATTATTTTTAAGAGTTAAAGAATCTTTGCTTTGGAACCACGATGGGCAAATATTTTAACCAAAAGTATTGGGTTTTAGGAGGTGTATGAAACCTGAAAGAACGCTAAATCGGAAAATGGTGGAAGCTGCCTTGATGATTAAACAGATCAATGGCGAAATGATTCAAACCGTTCCGGATAATGTGGGCTGGATGGATTTTCATCCTTTTTACAAGCAGGAAGTAGAATTAAAGGATTTTTCGAATTTAGTGTCCCAAACCACGGATGTCAATTTTCACTATATGAGTTGCAATGAATTATGGGAGCAATGGGCTTCCATCAATAATAAAGATATTCAGATGAATGTCGAGGCACTGAGACAGAAATACTCGATAAATATAAACTAAAGGAGATCATTATGACACCGAGAAAAAAAGAATTCAGGTTATTAACCATGCATGGAGTAGTAAGACCCAGAGCAAGAAGCAAAGCACGTTTAAGAAACGATCTGTATATGGTGGGTGCAGTCAAACTCATGTACTCCCAAAAATTACATGTTGATGTGCGGCTCATTGGTTACGAAGTACCATTACAATCAGGCAAACCAAGGGGCAAGTGCATCGATCTGTTCGGCTATGATGCTGAGCACAATCCTTACATCATTGAACTGAAAACAGGGGGCTCAAAAAAGAGATTACCAAATGTCATTCAGCAGATAAATGACTATGAATCAATGCTGATTCCGCTATTAGGCGATATCGAAAAAGAGATCAAGGAAAAGCTCTTTCTTGATGAGTTCAAGCTTAAAAGAAATGTAAAAAAGATAATCCTGGCATCCAGGGAGTACTACGAAGAAAATCCTTGGAAACCCTTCAAAAAAGGTGATATCCTATTTTGTTACTTTCACGGAAAGCAGAATGTAGATAAAATAGTTGAGAAAGCTACAGGCGAAACAATCGTCTCTCTGAGTATTCACAACAAGCCCTAAAAAGGAGCATGAAATGAGTAACGACGATTTCAAAAAAAGAGTCCAAGCTGTATTTAAATGCAGAGATAATTGGATTGGTCTAATCGAATCAAGGTTAAAAGATCTGACCGGGCTTAGGATTTCAAAAGACCCAAGATATCAGTATCTTTTTAATAACAACTCTGATCAAACACCAATTAAGAGAAAAGGAAAGGAAAACATAGTTGTTTTTCCTACAGAATTAATTGAGATAGGGTTAGGAACTGATGATCAGTACGAAGTATGGAGTTTTATCCTTGGAAGAATCGGAACCATGGCTGTATTTGAGCAAAGTATAGAGTTCGATAATAGAAAACCTGGTGATAGTGCCGAAGCCCAATTAGCGGCTATTCGAAAAGAAGTGTTACTTTCTGATGATGGAGATTTCGGTATCTCTGATATCCTGGGGGTTTTTTCTTATCACGAACACATGATCAAGCTCTTCGCACAGGTTATTGCATATTATTCAATTCTATTAAAAGTTGAAGCGGAAGATTTGGCTTTTGTAGTTCTAACTCATGAACTAGCCCATGCTTACACAATGGCTGGTTATGATATCAACGGTTACCGAGGACAATTGCTTATTCAACCCCGCTTATGGAATAAATATATTATTGAGGGCTTAGCACAATACTATACAGAGGCAATTTGCCATCAATTAGAGAAAAAATTTCCCCAATTCAAAGCAGCTTTCGATGCTCTTCTATCAGGTCAAACATATCCTTACACATGGTACCAAGATTGGTTTAACAGGAATAAAAACCATGAGGGTCTTCGCACGCTGATGATACGGTATCGAGATAAACAAGATGCGAAAGAGTTTAGGAATTACGTGTAAATAGTAGAGATTCCTTAATGAGAAATAATATTGATGTTCTGATCGCTGCGGCTGAGGAAGGCAATGCAGACGCGCAGAACCAATTAGGTGACGCTTACTATAATGGCGATGGACTGGAGCAAGATTACACAAAAGCATTTGAGTGGTATTTCCGAGCTGCCAAACAAGGTCATGCGCTGGCTCAATACAATGTCGCATTCGCCTATGCCAATGGATTGGGGACTCAGAAGAATATGGAGAAAGCCATTGAATGGTATGGCAAATCAGCAGATCAGGGTGTGGCTCTGGCTCAGTATGTCCTGGGGGAGATAATGATCGATGGGCAGCACATAGCACAAGATTTTTCAAAAGGTCTGGAATTACTTCAAAAAGCTTCAGATCAGGGATTAAACCTTGCGCAATATGAACTTGGGACATACTATCTTCAAGGTCGGATTGTTGAGGCAAATACTAAAATAGGAATTGAGTATCTGACACTTGCTGCCGATCAAGGGAACAAGGAAGCGCAATTCAATCTCGGCTTGGCTTATTCAAATCTGCCTGAACCAAATTTTTACTATTCAGAAAAATATTTTTTAGAAGCATCAAATAATGGTCATTTTAAGGCGATGTTAGAGTTGTCCAGAATCTATGCAATTTATATGAGAAACTACAAGCAGGGTCTGTTGTGGGCAATTGTGGCCTCAGAATACTGTGCTAAAGAGGATGATCAGAGGATCACTCAGATCAAGCATAGGTTGGAAAGCATGCTAAGTACTTCCGAATGTGAAGCTGTTGCAACTGAAGCAAGGGAAATTATTGCCAGATTGGATGCAAGGATATGTTGATCAATTCGAGTGTCGATTAAGGAGGATTGATGAGTTTTGTTCATTTACATATTCACAGTGAATACAGCTGGCTGGATGGTGCTTGCTTTATTGTTGAGTTGGTGCAAAAAGCATTGCAGAATAAAATGCCGGCTGTCGCTATCACGGATCGAAATAGTTTGGCTGGAGCATCCCGTTTATGGCATCAGTGCATTAAAGCAGGCATCAAACCGATAATCGGTTTGGAGATGGCAGTTTGGAATGATGAAGGTGACGAAAGAGTTTTTTCAGTGATTCTGCTGGCTAAGAATGGCTCTGGATATGATAATCTCTGCCGTCTGGTCACTTTGGCTTATATAAATGATCCGAATGCTCCCAGAATTACAAAAAGCCAGTTAAAAGACAATGCGCAGAATTTGATTTGTCTTTCTTTCAGTGTGGTGGGAGAGCTTTGCACTTTATTGTTGGAAGGCAAAGAAGCGGAAGCCAGGCAGGTCTCAGATTGGTATTATGAGGTCTTTGGTGAAGATTACTATTACGAAATCCAAAACCATAATTTACCTTCCGAAGCGCTTGCTATGTATAAACTTATGAATCTGGCTTATGAAACAAATATACCTATGGTGCTCACTAATGATTGCCACTATTTGGAACGCAAGGATTCCATTTCTATCGATGCTTTGAATTGCATCAGGAAAGGAATCGATTTCAGCCATCCAGATGCTAAACGCTTTGCTTGCAATGAGTATTACTTCAAAACTTCTAAGGAAATGAAATCGCTCTTTGATTTTCCTCGCCAGCTGAGCAAAAACTCTTTGGAAATAGCCAATAAAATTAATGTTACAGATGGCTATATACCTATTTGTGATGGTGATTTATCGGTTCAAAGAGTGGTGGATGCGCTACGCAATTATTCAACTTCTATGAAGATCAAATCCGAACCCAATAGCAAGCATATAACGGTTTCTTTGATGGATAACAAGTTAAACGATGTATTGGAGCATCTTCGCAAGCAACTTTCGGACTTTAACTTAATGCCCTTTACTGAGTATGAATCTTGGACGCCCATCAGTATCTATTCTGCTATTTTAAAGACGATGAAAGTGCCCAAAACGAAGATCAAAGAACTCTGCGATCTGATCCCTTCCGCGGTCAATTCACTTTTTGAAGCCGTCTTGATTAACACCGATTTTTCCTGCTTTTCCAGTGAGGATTATGTTTGTCGGCAATCAGCAGAAATAGCGGATAAACTGATCAACACATTCAGAGAAGAAAAATCAGCGAAACAAAAGTATGTTTTAATTCCCAAAAGAATGTCCATTCCCATTGTTCGGGATAATGATGGGAACCCAAGATGTCAGTATGATTTCAACTTTATTAACCAGATTTGCCTTATCAGTTTGGAGTTTACATAATAAGTTTGAAGGCAGTAATCCAACCGGATATAAAGGTGTTTAGAATTGCACAATACTTGGTTTTGTTGTTACAAAGCTATGCAATTCATTGCATTGAATAAAGAAGATAAAAGAGATGGTAGTTTCTCAAAGGTAGGCGTAAAAGAGAAACGGGAAAGCCAATTGGATTTGTGCAACAAATTTATAAGGAATCCCATATTATATTTTAGACCACTTAAAGTATAATATGGAAATTCATATTATACTTTCGACCACTCAAAGTATAATATGTGTTTAGTTGAAGCAGATTCACATCAGGATGATCTGGCTACTTTGCATACAAACTTTTGTAATGAACACAGTTTCGATAGTAAAGGGTATAAGAACCACCCTACCAGAGATTATAAATGCCATTTAGCAAAGAAGGGAAAAGAAAAGAATATCAGATTCTTGATTGCCGACAAGACCATTTCTGTCCTTCCTCCAATTTTGGTTGATAAATATGCAGCTGATTGGAAAGGATAATATAGGGAAGGTACTTTTTACAAAAAAGACCAACCTTTACCACCTAACCGTTTGCACGATTGAGGTTGACGAAATACAAAAAACCAACCTTGACCACCCAACCGTTTGCACGATTTAGGTTGACGAAATACAAAAAATCCAACCTTTACCACCCAACTGCTTGCACAATTTAGGTTGACGAAATACCCTTGTTCAATTCTTATGCCAAAAAATGAAAGATATTGTATTAATATGAAATATAAGGAGTTATCCAATGGCAAAACAAATTAAAGCCACGATGGATGGTAATACTGCGGCAGCTCATACTGCGTATGCTTTTGCAGAAGTAGCTGCCATATATCCAATTACACCTTCTTCTACAATGGGTGAACTGGTTGATGCTTGGGCTTCCGAAGGCAGAAAAAATATTAACGGAACCAAATTAGATGTTATTGAAATGCAAAGTGAAGCTGGAGCTGCAGGTGCAGTGCATGGTTCACTTTCTGCCGGTGCTGTAACTACAACATTTACTGCATCGCAGGGTTTGATGTTGATGTTG is from Candidatus Cloacimonas sp. and encodes:
- a CDS encoding tetratricopeptide repeat protein → MRNNIDVLIAAAEEGNADAQNQLGDAYYNGDGLEQDYTKAFEWYFRAAKQGHALAQYNVAFAYANGLGTQKNMEKAIEWYGKSADQGVALAQYVLGEIMIDGQHIAQDFSKGLELLQKASDQGLNLAQYELGTYYLQGRIVEANTKIGIEYLTLAADQGNKEAQFNLGLAYSNLPEPNFYYSEKYFLEASNNGHFKAMLELSRIYAIYMRNYKQGLLWAIVASEYCAKEDDQRITQIKHRLESMLSTSECEAVATEAREIIARLDARIC
- a CDS encoding EamA family transporter; translated protein: MKAILLSIFCSAMLAMGQICWKLSLKGDVHIASLKTAVLYVFSPLFLAGAFLYIIATVFWLYLLSKFELSYIYPMISFAYVFGAILAAVILKEHIYWTRIGGTALIVLGIVAIGLGK
- a CDS encoding glycosyltransferase family 2 protein, with translation MDKSVTVIVPTYNEEGSIPLFFPKLADFCQKRSWKLIIVNDCSTDFTAKLLEDYSERENIQIIRHKVNKGYGAAIKTGIKEAKTDLCLTIDADGQHTLEDMDKLYRRIILEDADMVMGSRKGQKSVTAFKGFGKWIIRTFAKLMMPVKIYDLNTGMRIFQTELAQQVIHQCPDGMSFSDTFTLIFINYKHFVLEEPITILPRTTGKSKTHLKTAFETLMEIINIIVMFSPLRIFLPLAALFFVAGFLWGIRMILLDKGITSGSAFMMLMGVLLFLLGLITEQISLIRKNKL
- a CDS encoding glycosyltransferase family 39 protein, yielding MKEFILRLKRVNNNSILILMVVLCIIVTLFFGYRYLHNADIHSSAVWVDDWDYISYSKAIFNGIFLQEDLGKQESEQYHIDEVPPLFPMLLAVYYNIVGYNHLQSIVFLNALLNALIVIVMYYVGKRLLPGKYAFLPPFLWIIYYNRLDFSGRVLKEPIITLFLLLTVVLIQRLLEKRKLRDVFWLAVLCSAFSHLDERYLFISVLCLVMIIVIFRAKAYRSQFAKAILLFIVVCSLLYTPWMIRNYKRYNRIVILSPRTAMITDKIFGYDEPAKAILDLSANLNKAEVDSVIKGYDVANADTVTEKSIRRAYKNGIIPYKYNWGKRLWYNTISFWQPFSYRDFMIGSGFKYQEKWGLRYNFIVLLQFTIFLPFAVYAIILGWKKRAMDILFMFAVMFINTVQHSILGAGLARYRTVMDVYIYILAIYAVWEIVSFRVMGNDKRKPEKSYRA
- a CDS encoding PHP domain-containing protein, whose translation is MSFVHLHIHSEYSWLDGACFIVELVQKALQNKMPAVAITDRNSLAGASRLWHQCIKAGIKPIIGLEMAVWNDEGDERVFSVILLAKNGSGYDNLCRLVTLAYINDPNAPRITKSQLKDNAQNLICLSFSVVGELCTLLLEGKEAEARQVSDWYYEVFGEDYYYEIQNHNLPSEALAMYKLMNLAYETNIPMVLTNDCHYLERKDSISIDALNCIRKGIDFSHPDAKRFACNEYYFKTSKEMKSLFDFPRQLSKNSLEIANKINVTDGYIPICDGDLSVQRVVDALRNYSTSMKIKSEPNSKHITVSLMDNKLNDVLEHLRKQLSDFNLMPFTEYESWTPISIYSAILKTMKVPKTKIKELCDLIPSAVNSLFEAVLINTDFSCFSSEDYVCRQSAEIADKLINTFREEKSAKQKYVLIPKRMSIPIVRDNDGNPRCQYDFNFINQICLISLEFT
- a CDS encoding B12-binding domain-containing radical SAM protein, which codes for MKKILMTAINSSWSQSNLALYYLREVIADLPYRVCMQEWTLKDQLLDVLSGIYVQNADVICFSAYIWNRLYLQELIPELVKLLPEAVIVIGGPEAGNLTFLQRDRFYFIQGAGEGKFRYLAENNFCLKEAELAQAKHIPLKDIPFPYRQSDAELLKGKLLYYETFRGCPYACVYCLSAKDKRFELRYHPENQKDMQCLKKELEALIALEPRTIKFVDRSFNINKKLAHYIWQFFSEQNCPCDVHFEIYPDLIEEEDIALLEKAPENRIRLEIGIQTINAEIAAQSGRKSNWEKAKWVLRELKTRTKLRVHTDLLAGLPGENYPSIINGLNEVCATLPDEVQLGILKILPDTPMQEMANTLNYKWLHQPPYQCLSSNALSFTEMRQLENFAKLLNLYWNKGEHQKEWQEMLQNRSAAEILTALQQKHKELGYELHSLSKAKRDAVMAEIV